One Delphinus delphis chromosome 3, mDelDel1.2, whole genome shotgun sequence genomic region harbors:
- the MARCHF2 gene encoding E3 ubiquitin-protein ligase MARCHF2, producing the protein MTTGDCCHLPGSLCDCSDSPAFSKVVEATGLGPPQYVAQVTSRDGRLLSTVIRALDTPSDGPFCRICHEGANGESLLSPCGCTGTLGAVHKSCLERWLSSSNTSYCELCHTEFAVEKRPRPLTEWLKDPGPRTEKRTLCCDMVCFLFITPLAAISGWLCLRGAQDHLRLHSRLEAVGLIALTIALFTIYVLWTLVSFRYHCQLYSEWRRTNQKVRLKIRATDGPEGTQHSSLAAGLLKKVAEETPV; encoded by the exons ATGACGACGGGTGACTGCTGTCACCTCCCTGGCTCCCTGTGCGACTGCTCCGACAGCCCCGCCTTCTCCAAGGTCGTGGAGGCCACGGGCCTTGGGCCACCCCAGTATGTGGCACAGGTGACTTCAAGGGACGGCCGGCTCCTCTCAACTGTCATCCGGGCCTTGGACACACCGAG CGATGGTCCATTCTGCAGGATCTGCCATGAGGGAGCGAATGGGGAGAGCTTGCTGTCTCCATGTGGTTGCACCGGCACACTGGGCGCTGTGCACAAGAGCTGTCTGGAGAGATGGCTTTCCTCATCCAATACCAGCTACTGCGAGCTGTGCCACACGGAGTTTGCAGTGGAGAAGAGGCCCCGGCCCCTCACAGAG TGGCTGAAGGACCCAGGGCCTCGGACAGAGAAGAGGACACTGTGCTGCGACATGGTGTGCTTCCTGTTCATCACGCCTCTGGCCGCGATCTCAGGCTGGCTGTGCCTGCGTGGGGCCCAGGACCACCTCAGGCTCCATAGCCGGCTGGAGGCGGTGGGGCTCATCGCCCTCACCATTGCTCTCTTTACCATCTATGTCCTCTGGACGCTG GTCTCATTCCGCTACCATTGCCAGCTGTACTCCGAGTGGAGAAGGACCAACCAGAAAGTGCGCCTGAAGATCCGGGCCACCGATGGCCCCGAAGGCACCCAGCACTCCTCTCTGGCAGCTGGGCTCCTGAAGAAGGTGGCAGAGGAGACGCCTGTGTGA